A DNA window from Ammospiza caudacuta isolate bAmmCau1 chromosome 21, bAmmCau1.pri, whole genome shotgun sequence contains the following coding sequences:
- the GTF3C5 gene encoding general transcription factor 3C polypeptide 5, which translates to MAAARQRGPRGSAVLELPRKPRLVCVEYPGLVRDVGAMLRTLGGEQGVSRIYADPAKRLELYFRPKDPYCHPVCANRFPTSTMLLRVTRRSRKKQQLDPEEQIQPEVQFEMDILGIVSTVYKFQGMSDFQYLAMHSGPDGKQTSMYDKVLMLKPEKEEFFNKDLPLYIPPPIFSRLDTPVDYFYRPDIQHREGYNNPQVSGENLIGLSRARRPHNAIFVNFDDEEIPTKPLDAAVQNWKKVCTNPVDKKVEEELRKLFEVRPVWSRNAVKANISVHPDKLKVLLPYLAYYMLTGPWRSLWVRFGYDPRKHPEAKIYQVLDFRIRCGMKYGYAATDMPVKAKRSTYNYSLPITVKKQGSHTVSVHDLKQGLGSAGTSGAKKSPSSRYKLKESVYIFREGALPPYRQMFYQLCDLNVESLQKIIHRNDGTESECTERDGWCLAKTSDDLRDSMSLMIKQIIRSTRPALFSNTTSSEDGKEQLAYESGEDEDDEEEEEEDFKPSDGSENEMETEILDYV; encoded by the exons ATGGCGGCGGCGCGGCAGCGCGGCCCGCGGGGCTCGGccgtgctggagctgccccgcAAGCCGCGCCTGGTCTGCGTGGAGTACCCGGGGCTCGTCCGGGACGTCGGGGCTATGCTGCGGACgctgggaggagagcagggggTGTCGCGG ATCTACGCCGACCCTGCCAAAAGGCTGGAGCTGTATTTCCGCCCCAAGGACCCCTACTGCCACCCCGTGTGTGCCAACCGCTTCCCCACCTCCACCATGCTGCTCAGGGTcaccaggaggagcaggaagaagcagcagttggACCCCGAGGAGCAAATCCAGCCAGAAGTGCAATTTGAGATGGACATTCTTGGGATTGTCAGCACTGTTTACAAATTTCAAG GAATGTCTGACTTCCAGTACCTGGCAATGCACTCTGGCCCTGATGGCAAGCAAACCTCCATGTATGACAAAGTCCTGATGCTCAAACCAGAGAAGGAAGAGTTTTTCAATAAAGATTTACCTCTTTACATCCCACCACCCATTTTCTCACGCCTGGACACTCCTGTGGACTATTTTTATCGCCCAGATATACAGCACAG GGAGGGCTACAACAATCCCCAGGTGTCTGGTGAGAACCTGAttggcctcagcagggcccgGCGCCCACACAACGCCATCTTTGTCAACTTTGATGATGAGGAAATCCCAACTAAGCCCCTGGATGCTGCTGTACAGAACTGGAAGAAAGTGTGCACCAATCCTGTGGATAAAAAGGTGGAGGAAGAGCTGAGAAAG CTCTTTGAGGTGCGTCCCGTGTGGTCTCGCAATGCAGTCAAAGCCAACATCAGTGTCCATCCAGACaagctgaaggtgctgctgccttATTTGGCCTATTACATG TTAACAGGTCCTTGGAGAAGCTTGTGGGTTAGGTTTGGGTATGACCCCAGGAAACACCCTGAAGCAAAGATTTATCAAGTGCTGGACTTCCGAATTCGCTGTGGAATGAAATATG GTTACGCTGCTACTGACATGCCTGTGAAAGCAAAACGGAGCACGTACAACTACAGCCTGCCCATCACTGTCAAGAAACAAG gaagtCACACAGTCAGTGTCCACGACCTGAAACAGGGGCTGGGTTCAGCTGGTACATCTGGGGCAAAAAAGTCCCCCTCCAGCAGGTATAAGCTGAAG gAATCTGTCTACATTTTCCGGGAAGGAGCCTTACCCCCTTACCGCCAGATGTTCTACCAGCTCTGTGACTTAAATGTGGAAAG CCTGCAGAAGATCATCCATCGGAATGACGGCACCGAGTCGGAGTGCACGGAGCGGGACGGGTGGTGCCTTGCCAAGACCAGTGATGACCTCAGGGACAGCATGTCCCTGATGATAAAGCAGATCATCAGATCCACCAGACCTG CTCTTTTCTCAAATACAACAAGCAGTGAAGATGGCAAAGAGCAGCTGGCATATGAgtctggagaggatgaggatgatgaagaggaggaggaagaggacttcaagccttctgatgggAGTGAAAATGAAATGGAGACAGAAATTCTGGACTATGTGTGA